The segment CATGCTTGAAGATTTGAATCAGAAGCTGCAGGACATTACACATTCGGGATTAGACAAACTTACTGCAGCCGACACAGTCGGATTAATCAACGTCCATACCCGGATTGTATTGCAATATGGCAGAGAATATGGACTGAGTCTTACCTCGTTTCCAGAGCGAGGTACAATTGTTTCGATGAGGATACCATTCGTGGATCAAGGAGACGAAAGAAATATCAGTCAATAAATCGTGTGAATGTATAAAAAACAGTCTTTTTTTCTGATCTATAATGGTTCTATCACGTGAAATGACCATATAGATCGGAGGCTGAATGAGGGTGAGCTATTTAAAAAGAGCCCTGCCCGTGTACATCATGATTTTGCCGGGAATGCTGTTTTTTTTAATATTTAAGTACATTCCCATGTTTGGAATTGTAATTGCGTTCAAGGACTATAACCCCTTCAGAGGATTTTTAGGAAGTGACTGGGTAGGGCTGGATCAGTTTGTACGATTATTTACGGAAAGAGACTTTATGCCCCTATTGTATAACACACTAATGTTAAGCCTTATGGACATTATTTTCTTTTTCCCAGCACCAATTATTATGGCGTTATTACTAAACGAAGTCCGATTGCGATTCTTCAAGAGATCGGTTCAAACCATTCTATATGCCCCTCATTTCTTGTCGTGGGTTGTTATAGTTGGGATCACAGTCGTTTTGTTCTCCACGGAATTCGGCGGAATCAATCAGCTGTTGAAATCAATGGGTCTACCTGTCATTAACATTTTAACAAACGCAGATGCTTTCCGCTGGACATGGCTAATCCAAAATATTTGGCAGGGTGTGGGTTGGGGAACCATCATCTTTTTGGCAGCGCTTTCTTCAGTGGATCCCAGCTTGTACGAAGCGGCCTCCATAGATGGGGCCAGCAGGCTAAAACAAATTTGGCACGTAACTCTTCCTGCTCTAAGCGGTGTCATCATCATTCTCTTTATTCTTCGATTGGGTAATTTCATGGATATTGGTTTCGAGCATATTTATTTGCTGCAAAATCCTCTAAATCAAGGGGTTTCCGATGTGTTTGATACTTATGTATATCGTCAAGGCATCGTGCAGGGTGACTTCAGCTACTCCACTGCGGTTGGTATTTTCAAATCCATTGTTGGGCTTGTATTGATTATTGGAGCGAACACCATTGTAAAGCGTGCTGGACAAGAGGGGGTATACTAGGTTGTCAACATTAAGAGTGAAAAAAAGTGAGAGCTGGATTGACGTTCTGGTGTATACGATCTTAACAATTTCTTCATTGCTAGTACTGCTTCCATTGTTCTATATTATTACAACTTCATTTGCACCGGAGTCTGAATACTTGACAAGAGGTTTTTTTATACTTCCAAATGAATGGACGCTAGACGGATATTTATATTTGTTAACAAACCCTGGATTTATAACTGCCGTTAAGAATGCCGTCATTATTAGTGTTGTGGGAACGCTTATCAACATATCATTAACCTCACTATTAGCCTACGGGTTATCAAAATCCT is part of the Paenibacillus algicola genome and harbors:
- a CDS encoding ABC transporter permease, translated to MRVSYLKRALPVYIMILPGMLFFLIFKYIPMFGIVIAFKDYNPFRGFLGSDWVGLDQFVRLFTERDFMPLLYNTLMLSLMDIIFFFPAPIIMALLLNEVRLRFFKRSVQTILYAPHFLSWVVIVGITVVLFSTEFGGINQLLKSMGLPVINILTNADAFRWTWLIQNIWQGVGWGTIIFLAALSSVDPSLYEAASIDGASRLKQIWHVTLPALSGVIIILFILRLGNFMDIGFEHIYLLQNPLNQGVSDVFDTYVYRQGIVQGDFSYSTAVGIFKSIVGLVLIIGANTIVKRAGQEGVY